One genomic window of Mycobacteriales bacterium includes the following:
- a CDS encoding hydantoinase B/oxoprolinase family protein, with protein sequence MSLDPITLSVLRSALAGIADEMGTVLVRSAYSSNIKERRDCSAALFDVAGRLVAQAEHIPVHLGAMPESVAAVMARGPRPDDVWVLNDPYAGGTHLPDITMVSPVAVDGEIVGYAVTRAHHSDVGGMAPGSMPADSQDLWQEGLVIPAVRLTDDVLDLVCANSRTPRLRRGDFRAQAAANLLGARRVAELAARRGLSVVLQGFSDVLAYAERRSREALRALPDGRYEARTELEGDGVVDVDIPIVVAVTVDGDEMHVDFTGTAAAVAGNVNCPLAVTRSACYFALRVLLPEDVPANAGTYVPLRVTAPEGSLVNARPPHAVVAGNVETSQRIADAVLAALSSVADVPAAGQGTMNNLVIGGAGWTYYETIAGGQGASARGDGPSGVHVGMTNTLNTPVEALELEYPVRVERYELVDGSGGAGAHRGGDGVVRAVRVLEEASVSLLTDRRRHPPTGAAGGAPGALGRNLLNEEELAPKVRRQLAAGDIVTVVTPGGGGWGSPG encoded by the coding sequence GTGAGCCTCGACCCGATCACCTTGTCGGTGCTGCGCAGCGCGCTGGCCGGCATCGCCGACGAGATGGGCACGGTGCTCGTGCGCAGCGCCTACTCCTCCAACATCAAGGAGCGGCGCGACTGCTCGGCGGCGCTGTTCGACGTGGCCGGGCGGCTGGTGGCACAGGCCGAGCACATCCCGGTGCACCTCGGCGCGATGCCGGAGTCGGTGGCCGCGGTGATGGCGCGTGGCCCGCGGCCCGACGACGTGTGGGTGCTCAACGACCCGTACGCCGGGGGCACCCACCTGCCCGACATCACGATGGTCTCGCCGGTCGCGGTCGACGGCGAGATCGTCGGATACGCCGTGACGCGGGCGCACCACTCCGACGTCGGCGGGATGGCGCCGGGGTCGATGCCGGCCGACTCGCAGGACCTCTGGCAGGAGGGGCTGGTCATCCCGGCCGTGCGGCTGACCGACGACGTGCTCGACCTGGTCTGCGCCAACTCGCGCACGCCGCGGCTGCGGCGCGGTGACTTCCGCGCGCAGGCGGCGGCGAACCTGCTGGGTGCCCGGCGGGTTGCGGAGCTGGCGGCGCGACGCGGGCTTTCCGTCGTGTTGCAAGGGTTTTCCGACGTGCTGGCCTACGCGGAGCGGCGCAGCCGTGAGGCGCTGCGGGCGCTGCCCGACGGCCGCTACGAGGCGCGCACCGAGCTCGAGGGCGACGGTGTCGTCGACGTCGACATCCCGATCGTCGTCGCGGTCACCGTCGATGGCGACGAGATGCACGTCGACTTCACCGGCACCGCGGCCGCGGTGGCCGGCAACGTCAACTGCCCGCTGGCGGTGACCCGCTCGGCCTGCTACTTCGCGTTGCGGGTGCTGCTGCCCGAGGACGTGCCGGCCAACGCCGGGACCTATGTGCCGTTGCGCGTCACCGCGCCGGAAGGTTCTCTCGTCAACGCCCGGCCGCCGCACGCGGTGGTCGCGGGCAACGTCGAGACCAGCCAGCGGATCGCCGACGCGGTGCTGGCCGCACTGTCCTCGGTGGCCGACGTGCCCGCAGCCGGGCAGGGGACGATGAACAACCTCGTCATCGGCGGCGCGGGCTGGACCTACTACGAGACGATCGCCGGTGGCCAGGGAGCGTCGGCACGCGGCGACGGCCCGTCGGGCGTGCACGTCGGGATGACCAACACGCTGAACACGCCGGTGGAGGCGCTGGAGCTGGAGTACCCGGTGCGGGTCGAGCGCTACGAGCTGGTCGACGGCTCCGGCGGCGCCGGGGCGCATCGCGGCGGCGACGGCGTGGTGCGGGCGGTGCGCGTGCTCGAGGAGGCCTCGGTCAGCCTGCTGACCGACCGGCGTCGGCACCCGCCGACGGGAGCCGCCGGCGGTGCGCCGGGTGCGTTGGGCCGCAACCTGCTCAACGAGGAGGAGCTGGCGCCGAAGGTGCGCCGGCAGCTGGCGGCCGGCGACATCGTGACCGTTGTCACGCCGGGCGGTGGCGGCTGGGGCTCGCCGGGCTGA
- a CDS encoding hydantoinase/oxoprolinase family protein gives MISTPGRSGLRLGVDVGGTFTDVVVVRPDGAVLTAKVPSTPRDQSAGVVAGWQATGLAAHDVAVFAHGTTVATNALLERRGGRTALVTTEGFRDVIEIGRQNRASLYDLTRHRPPPLVPRDLRFTVRERMGAAGVIEPLDPAGLASAVEAVAAAGVEAVAVCLLFGFLHPAHERSVAAALRQRLPDVPVSLSCEVLPEFREYERTSTTTADAYLRPRLGAYLQRLVARAAEAGLPAPLVMQSSGGVVDAGTAAAGPARFVLSGPAGGVVGAAHVASRSGFRDVLTFDMGGTSTDVAAVVDGQVQTTTDAVVAGVPLRLPMVDVHTVSAGGGSIAWVDDGGALRVGPRSAGAEPGPAAYGLGGTDPTVTDADLVLGALPDGARLGGGLTLRRDLAEAAMAGLGRRLGLDARQAALGVVQVADEEMVRALRVISVERGLDPREFALAAFGGAGGLHACALADALGCRTVLLPRAAGVLSALGLAISDVRRDYVQPVVGDAGLPAAFAALEERALADLEAPALQRFADLRYAGQSFELTVPGDEPAGLVEAFHALHEQRYGHRIDDEPVQVVNVRLVATRAGAVPTLAERAPVDDAVTGRRTVLLAGGEVDAVVLDRGRMGRGSVVRGPAIVELAEATCLVLPGWAGRVDEVGTLVLERQP, from the coding sequence GTGATCTCGACGCCAGGACGGTCGGGACTGCGGCTCGGTGTCGACGTCGGCGGCACGTTCACCGACGTGGTCGTCGTCCGCCCCGACGGCGCGGTGCTCACCGCGAAGGTCCCGTCGACGCCGCGCGACCAGTCGGCCGGCGTGGTCGCCGGCTGGCAGGCGACCGGCCTCGCCGCTCACGACGTCGCCGTGTTCGCGCACGGGACGACCGTCGCGACCAACGCGCTGCTCGAGCGGCGCGGCGGGCGCACCGCGCTGGTCACGACCGAGGGCTTCCGTGACGTCATCGAGATCGGCCGGCAGAACCGCGCGTCGCTCTACGACCTGACGCGGCACCGGCCGCCGCCGCTGGTGCCGCGTGACCTGCGCTTCACCGTGCGCGAGCGGATGGGGGCGGCCGGCGTGATCGAGCCGCTGGATCCGGCCGGTCTCGCGTCGGCGGTGGAGGCGGTCGCGGCCGCCGGGGTCGAGGCGGTGGCGGTCTGCCTGCTGTTCGGCTTCCTGCACCCGGCGCACGAGCGGTCGGTCGCGGCCGCGTTGCGCCAGCGGCTGCCCGACGTGCCGGTGTCGCTGTCGTGCGAGGTGCTGCCGGAGTTCCGCGAGTACGAGCGGACGTCGACGACGACGGCCGACGCCTACCTGCGGCCGCGGCTCGGCGCCTACCTGCAACGGCTCGTCGCGCGGGCGGCCGAGGCCGGCCTGCCGGCGCCGTTGGTGATGCAGTCCTCCGGCGGCGTCGTGGATGCGGGGACGGCAGCGGCCGGCCCGGCGCGGTTCGTGCTGTCGGGACCTGCCGGCGGGGTCGTCGGTGCGGCGCACGTCGCGTCCCGCTCGGGCTTCCGCGACGTGCTGACCTTCGACATGGGCGGCACCAGCACCGACGTCGCCGCCGTCGTCGACGGACAGGTGCAGACCACCACCGACGCGGTGGTGGCCGGCGTGCCGCTGCGGCTGCCGATGGTCGACGTGCACACGGTCAGCGCCGGCGGCGGGTCGATCGCCTGGGTCGACGACGGCGGCGCCCTGCGGGTCGGGCCGCGCTCCGCCGGTGCGGAACCCGGGCCTGCGGCGTACGGCCTCGGCGGCACTGATCCCACCGTGACCGACGCCGACCTGGTGCTCGGCGCGCTGCCCGACGGCGCGCGGCTCGGTGGTGGGCTGACCCTGCGCCGTGACCTGGCCGAGGCAGCGATGGCGGGACTCGGGCGGCGGCTCGGCCTCGACGCGCGGCAGGCCGCTCTCGGGGTCGTGCAGGTCGCGGACGAGGAGATGGTCCGGGCGCTGCGGGTTATCAGCGTCGAGCGCGGGCTCGACCCGCGGGAGTTCGCGCTGGCCGCGTTCGGCGGCGCCGGCGGGCTGCACGCCTGCGCGCTCGCCGACGCGCTCGGCTGCCGCACGGTGCTGCTGCCGCGCGCGGCCGGGGTGCTCTCGGCACTGGGGCTGGCGATCTCCGACGTACGCCGCGACTACGTGCAGCCGGTCGTCGGCGACGCCGGCCTGCCGGCCGCCTTCGCGGCGCTGGAGGAGCGGGCGCTCGCCGACCTCGAAGCGCCGGCGCTGCAACGCTTCGCGGACCTGCGCTACGCCGGGCAGTCGTTCGAGCTGACCGTGCCGGGTGACGAGCCGGCCGGTCTGGTCGAGGCGTTTCACGCGCTGCACGAGCAGCGCTACGGCCACCGCATCGACGACGAGCCGGTGCAGGTCGTCAACGTCCGGCTGGTCGCCACCCGAGCCGGCGCGGTGCCGACGCTCGCCGAGCGCGCGCCGGTCGACGATGCGGTCACCGGCCGGCGCACGGTCCTGCTCGCCGGCGGGGAGGTCGACGCGGTGGTGCTCGACCGCGGGCGGATGGGTCGCGGGTCCGTCGTACGCGGTCCGGCGATCGTCGAGCTGGCCGAGGCGACCTGCCTGGTGCTGCCGGGCTGGGCCGGCCGGGTCGACGAGGTCGGCACGCTGGTCCTGGAGCGGCAGCCGTGA
- a CDS encoding ATP-binding protein codes for MEPAVPFALLGVVQLLSVAGWLGVAGASTFPRLRRPGTPAFVAGCLALAAADAATALLFGEASSAILALLRAGGLILVAGGLFGGAMQAPRMPAHAVALSAGSVAGVVVPLGAPVAPSVAAGVAGLAAAAAAAFAARRRDGLLGLLVAIAAATAGIAAVPAIWASHDDPAALAVLAIRALSGLAACAAVLALARMSMLARVVGAILAGVVVMAVASVGVVGNGVANKASAQQDDQLRNVAAGEADQIQQAIARQVSLVARVAAACVSQSAVQSAQCDNLLRTYAFYPRYFAAVVDRTVGPSRLAGDLSDAALQQLAAEPLVQAAAKGQTPEGGALTILPGQRPVAAVVGVAGGFRSAGAVASGPPDFVAVYGTVLDDTFLRTQAQLAAAGVTLIADGDVLASSLSSGERGRVLKAAESAGVLHGQLPDAGVGIGAEGHAPAVRFVPLTAADNDDLQVATLAISEPATKALAPQRSALSQLFLTALGVLVVTGLLGLVLARRTVDPVLRLTDAARRVRRGDLSAQSGVSGRDEVGSLARAFDNMTVSLRVMTDELRDVADQEAALRARLETVVGSMNDGLVTTADDGTVTSVNPAAAQLLGADAAGAVGKSLAEVACVVGPDGARPLAVGGEPGERDVLLRRSDASTVPVRAATAPLVDARGERHGAVVLLRDMTREREVERMKTEFLSNVSHELRTPLTPIRGYAEILRKRPQLPDAKVEEYAATIVDSSTRMGRVVDLLVDVAALEAGRVQPSRHPVAVGGYVDSLLDDWRARWPEREFRRRVAARLPQVDIDEVWVGKALAELADNAVKYTTGPVTLAAGLTPSGRVRLSVRDAGPGVDPSLLPTLVGDFSQADGSATRRVGGLGLGLSFVRRLAEDFRLPFVASSSPGRGAEFGLDLPAVADVPRRRTAGRPVVRRGR; via the coding sequence GTGGAGCCGGCCGTCCCGTTCGCGCTGCTGGGCGTGGTCCAGCTGCTCTCGGTCGCCGGCTGGCTGGGGGTCGCGGGGGCGAGCACCTTCCCGCGGCTGCGCCGGCCCGGGACGCCCGCGTTCGTCGCCGGCTGCCTGGCCCTGGCGGCCGCCGACGCGGCGACCGCGCTGCTGTTCGGTGAGGCGTCGTCGGCGATCCTGGCGCTGCTGCGCGCCGGCGGCCTGATCCTCGTCGCGGGCGGGCTGTTCGGGGGCGCCATGCAGGCCCCGCGGATGCCCGCGCATGCGGTCGCGCTGTCGGCAGGTTCCGTCGCGGGCGTCGTCGTGCCGCTCGGGGCGCCGGTCGCGCCCTCGGTGGCCGCGGGCGTGGCCGGGCTCGCCGCCGCGGCCGCGGCCGCCTTCGCCGCGCGCCGGCGCGACGGGTTGTTGGGCCTGCTGGTCGCGATCGCCGCCGCGACGGCGGGCATCGCGGCCGTGCCGGCGATCTGGGCGTCGCACGACGACCCGGCCGCACTGGCGGTGCTGGCCATCCGCGCGCTGTCCGGGCTCGCGGCCTGTGCCGCCGTGCTGGCCCTGGCCCGCATGTCGATGCTGGCCCGGGTCGTCGGGGCGATCCTCGCCGGCGTCGTGGTCATGGCGGTCGCGTCGGTCGGCGTCGTCGGCAACGGCGTAGCCAACAAGGCCAGTGCCCAGCAGGACGACCAGCTGCGCAACGTCGCCGCGGGCGAGGCCGACCAGATCCAGCAGGCGATCGCGCGCCAGGTGTCGCTGGTCGCCCGGGTCGCCGCCGCCTGCGTGAGCCAGTCGGCGGTGCAGTCGGCGCAGTGCGACAACCTGCTGCGCACCTATGCCTTCTATCCCCGGTACTTCGCCGCGGTGGTCGATCGGACGGTCGGGCCGTCGCGGCTGGCGGGGGACCTGTCCGACGCGGCGCTGCAGCAGCTCGCCGCCGAACCGCTCGTGCAGGCGGCGGCCAAGGGCCAGACGCCGGAGGGTGGCGCGCTCACGATCCTGCCCGGCCAGCGTCCTGTCGCCGCGGTCGTCGGCGTGGCCGGCGGCTTCCGCTCGGCCGGCGCGGTCGCCTCGGGGCCGCCCGACTTCGTCGCCGTCTACGGCACGGTGCTCGACGACACGTTCCTGCGCACGCAGGCACAGCTCGCCGCCGCCGGCGTCACACTGATCGCCGACGGCGACGTGCTGGCCTCCAGCCTCTCGAGCGGCGAGCGCGGCCGGGTGCTGAAGGCCGCCGAGTCCGCCGGCGTGCTGCACGGGCAGCTGCCCGACGCGGGTGTCGGCATCGGTGCGGAGGGGCACGCGCCGGCCGTGCGGTTCGTGCCGCTGACCGCCGCCGACAACGACGACCTGCAGGTCGCGACGCTCGCCATCTCCGAACCGGCGACGAAGGCGCTCGCCCCTCAGCGCAGCGCGTTGAGCCAGCTCTTCCTTACTGCGCTGGGTGTCCTGGTGGTCACGGGCCTGTTGGGGCTCGTGCTGGCGCGGCGTACGGTCGACCCGGTCCTGCGCCTCACCGACGCGGCCCGACGGGTGCGCCGGGGCGACCTGTCTGCGCAGAGCGGGGTGAGCGGGCGCGACGAGGTCGGGTCGCTGGCCCGGGCGTTCGACAACATGACGGTCTCGCTGCGGGTCATGACCGACGAGCTGCGCGACGTGGCCGACCAGGAGGCCGCGCTGCGCGCCCGGCTGGAGACCGTGGTCGGCTCGATGAACGACGGGCTCGTCACGACGGCCGACGACGGCACGGTGACGAGCGTCAACCCGGCGGCGGCCCAGCTGCTCGGCGCCGACGCGGCGGGTGCCGTCGGGAAGTCGCTCGCCGAGGTCGCGTGCGTTGTCGGGCCCGACGGGGCGCGACCGCTCGCGGTCGGCGGGGAGCCCGGCGAGCGCGACGTGCTGCTGCGCCGATCCGACGCGTCGACCGTCCCGGTGCGGGCGGCCACCGCGCCGCTGGTCGACGCGCGCGGCGAGCGGCACGGGGCGGTCGTGCTGCTGCGCGACATGACCCGCGAGCGCGAGGTCGAGCGGATGAAGACGGAGTTCCTGTCCAACGTCAGCCACGAGCTGCGCACGCCCCTGACGCCGATCCGCGGCTACGCGGAGATCCTGCGCAAGCGGCCGCAGCTGCCCGACGCGAAGGTCGAGGAGTACGCCGCCACGATCGTCGACTCGAGCACCCGGATGGGTCGCGTGGTCGACCTGCTCGTCGACGTCGCCGCGCTGGAGGCCGGTCGGGTCCAGCCGTCGCGGCACCCGGTCGCCGTCGGCGGCTACGTCGACTCGCTGCTCGACGACTGGCGGGCGCGCTGGCCGGAGCGGGAGTTCCGCCGCCGGGTGGCCGCCCGGCTGCCGCAGGTCGACATCGACGAGGTGTGGGTGGGCAAGGCGCTGGCCGAGCTCGCCGACAACGCGGTGAAGTACACGACCGGGCCGGTCACGCTGGCCGCCGGGCTGACTCCGTCGGGCCGGGTGCGGCTGTCGGTGCGCGACGCCGGACCCGGTGTCGACCCGTCGCTGCTGCCGACGCTCGTCGGAGACTTCTCGCAGGCCGACGGCTCGGCCACCCGCCGGGTCGGCGGTCTGGGCCTCGGCCTGTCGTTCGTCCGCCGGCTGGCCGAGGACTTCCGGCTTCCGTTCGTCGCCTCCTCCTCGCCCGGCCGGGGTGCGGAGTTCGGTCTCGACCTGCCCGCGGTGGCGGACGTGCCGCGCCGGCGTACGGCGGGCCGGCCGGTCGTCCGCCGCGGCCGGTGA
- a CDS encoding PDZ domain-containing protein translates to MSRRALTLIVAATALVILGVVGSVLPVPYVALQPGPITNTLGNEPGTDQPLIVVKGHPTYPTEGTLALTTVSVVGDPRHQPTLFSALADWFDRDTAVVPEQLIFPPGENVDQVQQENAQEMQQSQENAVTAALTYLHIPVKTVVAVGEITKSAPAAEVLKTGDVIESIDGQPITSEKQLRTIITGHQPGDVLKLTIKRDGKTLQQAVTTTVAGTGAQRRTVVGFAPVVKHDFPFSVDIRLQDVGGPSAGTMFALGLIDKLTPGSLTGGRFVAGTGTIDTDGNVGPIGGVQQKVVAAARAGAKVFLVPAGDCAGARSTAPDGVRLVRITTLAGAVQALEDLGTHPDRVPHC, encoded by the coding sequence GTGTCCCGGCGCGCGCTGACCTTGATCGTGGCGGCGACGGCGCTGGTGATCCTCGGCGTCGTCGGCAGCGTGCTGCCGGTGCCCTATGTCGCCCTGCAACCCGGACCGATCACCAACACTCTCGGCAACGAGCCCGGCACCGACCAGCCGCTGATCGTGGTCAAGGGCCATCCGACCTACCCCACCGAGGGGACGCTCGCGCTGACCACGGTGTCGGTCGTCGGCGACCCCAGGCACCAGCCGACGCTGTTCTCCGCCCTGGCCGACTGGTTCGACCGCGACACCGCCGTCGTGCCCGAGCAGCTGATCTTCCCGCCGGGGGAGAACGTCGACCAGGTGCAGCAGGAGAACGCCCAGGAGATGCAGCAGTCGCAGGAGAACGCCGTGACCGCGGCGCTCACCTACCTGCACATCCCGGTCAAGACCGTCGTCGCGGTCGGTGAGATCACGAAGAGCGCCCCGGCCGCCGAGGTGCTCAAGACCGGCGACGTCATCGAGAGCATCGACGGGCAGCCGATCACCTCGGAGAAGCAGCTGCGGACGATCATCACGGGTCACCAGCCCGGTGACGTCCTGAAGCTCACGATCAAGCGTGACGGCAAGACGCTGCAGCAGGCGGTGACGACGACGGTCGCGGGGACCGGGGCGCAGCGGCGTACGGTCGTCGGCTTCGCGCCGGTCGTGAAGCACGACTTCCCCTTCAGCGTCGACATCCGCCTGCAGGACGTCGGCGGGCCGAGCGCGGGCACGATGTTCGCCCTCGGGCTGATCGACAAGCTGACACCGGGGTCGCTCACCGGAGGCCGGTTCGTGGCCGGCACCGGCACGATCGACACCGACGGCAACGTCGGGCCGATCGGCGGCGTGCAGCAGAAGGTCGTCGCGGCGGCGCGCGCCGGGGCCAAGGTGTTCCTGGTCCCGGCCGGCGACTGCGCCGGGGCGCGCAGCACGGCACCCGACGGGGTGCGGCTGGTGAGGATCACGACGCTGGCCGGCGCGGTGCAGGCCTTGGAGGACCTCGGGACGCATCCGGACCGCGTGCCGCACTGCTGA